In Wolbachia endosymbiont (group B) of Germaria angustata, the following are encoded in one genomic region:
- a CDS encoding heme exporter protein CcmB codes for MISLVKKLVINDNNLTYIVCIFIIMLSLSSYTLENNSKQEIILTLTWICATFVLQISTNNLFTSDYHDGILEQIFLQPLSSRLIVAYKIFAHWLLFGLPISVISFMFSFAILGNNIEHSIAVGVSLLFNTLIIINISATGNALMIGRNNLASGVSQILVLPMIMPTFVYFKLLTQFENLSLNIYTLLITILIFVILIVNSTITTHIALKFAVEQD; via the coding sequence ATGATTAGTTTGGTAAAAAAATTAGTAATAAATGATAATAATCTTACTTATATAGTATGTATTTTTATTATAATGTTAAGTTTATCTTCATATACACTTGAAAACAACAGTAAACAAGAAATCATATTAACATTAACATGGATATGTGCTACATTTGTTTTGCAGATCTCTACAAATAATTTATTTACATCTGATTATCATGATGGAATATTAGAGCAAATCTTTTTACAGCCACTCTCTTCTAGGCTGATAGTTGCTTATAAAATCTTCGCTCACTGGTTGTTATTTGGGTTACCGATTTCAGTGATTTCTTTCATGTTCAGCTTTGCAATTCTAGGCAATAATATTGAACATTCAATAGCAGTTGGAGTGTCTTTATTATTTAATACGCTGATAATCATTAATATTTCAGCTACTGGAAATGCATTGATGATTGGTCGAAATAACTTAGCATCAGGAGTGTCGCAAATTCTTGTTTTGCCAATGATAATGCCAACTTTTGTATATTTCAAATTGCTAACTCAATTTGAAAATTTATCCTTGAATATTTATACACTACTAATCACCATCTTAATTTTTGTCATTTTAATTGTTAACAGTACTATAACTACTCACATAGCATTAAAATTTGCTGTGGAGCAGGATTGA
- a CDS encoding recombinase family protein: MLKEVRCAIYTRKSNEDGLEQKFNSLDTQRVACEKYIKSKEGWVALAKRYDDGGYSGKNLERPAIKELFEDVKGGEIDCVVVYTLDRLSRETKDSIEVTSFFRRHRVNFVAVTQIFDNNTPMGKFVQTVLSGAAQLEREMIVERVKNKIATSKEQGFWMGGTLPLGYNVKDKELIINEKEAKLVKHIFERYIELKSMAELARKLNSQGYRTKSDIFKKATVRRIITNPIYMGKIRHYDKQYEGKHEAIVEEEKWQKAQELIKNQSYRKAKYEEALLRGIIKCKSCDVNMTLTYSKKENKRYRYYVCNNHLRGKGCESGSRNVIAGEVEKEVMKKAEQLYEKWGEKAEEWKNLSFGKQKEVVRKLIKEVMVKEDGIELRSESEEKFIPIKKKGNKCTVVEPEGKTNNALLKAVVKAHLWKRQLEEGKYRSVKELSIKINIGARRIQQILRLNYLAPKIKEDIVNGRQPRGLKLADLREIPVLWSNQLEKFYGLAT; this comes from the coding sequence ATGCTAAAAGAGGTAAGGTGTGCGATATATACAAGAAAATCAAATGAAGATGGTCTAGAACAAAAGTTTAACAGTTTAGATACGCAGCGAGTAGCATGTGAGAAATATATAAAGAGCAAAGAAGGCTGGGTAGCATTGGCCAAAAGGTACGATGATGGAGGGTATTCAGGAAAGAACTTAGAAAGACCAGCGATAAAGGAATTATTTGAAGATGTTAAAGGAGGAGAGATAGATTGTGTAGTGGTATATACGCTCGATAGGCTCTCAAGAGAAACAAAAGACAGCATAGAAGTAACATCATTTTTTAGAAGGCACCGAGTAAATTTTGTAGCAGTAACGCAGATATTTGATAATAATACGCCAATGGGAAAGTTTGTACAAACAGTATTGTCAGGAGCAGCACAACTAGAAAGAGAAATGATAGTAGAGAGAGTAAAAAATAAAATAGCAACATCAAAGGAGCAGGGATTCTGGATGGGAGGAACTTTGCCGCTTGGATATAATGTAAAGGATAAAGAATTAATAATAAATGAGAAAGAAGCAAAGTTGGTAAAACATATATTTGAGAGGTATATAGAGCTGAAGTCAATGGCAGAATTGGCAAGGAAGCTAAATAGTCAAGGTTACAGAACAAAATCAGATATCTTTAAAAAAGCGACGGTGAGAAGAATAATAACAAACCCAATATATATGGGAAAAATCAGGCATTATGACAAACAGTATGAGGGAAAGCATGAAGCGATAGTAGAAGAAGAAAAATGGCAAAAAGCGCAGGAATTGATAAAGAATCAATCATATAGAAAAGCAAAATATGAGGAAGCGCTACTTAGGGGAATAATTAAGTGCAAGAGCTGTGATGTAAATATGACGCTGACATACTCAAAAAAAGAAAATAAAAGGTACCGATATTATGTGTGCAATAACCATTTAAGGGGAAAGGGTTGTGAATCAGGAAGCCGAAATGTAATAGCCGGAGAAGTGGAAAAAGAAGTGATGAAGAAAGCTGAACAGCTATATGAAAAGTGGGGAGAAAAAGCGGAAGAATGGAAAAATTTAAGCTTTGGAAAGCAAAAAGAAGTAGTGAGAAAGTTAATAAAGGAAGTAATGGTAAAAGAAGATGGAATAGAGTTACGTTCTGAATCAGAGGAAAAATTTATACCAATAAAAAAGAAAGGAAATAAATGCACAGTAGTAGAGCCAGAAGGGAAAACAAATAATGCGTTACTCAAAGCAGTGGTAAAAGCCCATCTGTGGAAACGCCAGCTAGAAGAAGGGAAATATAGAAGTGTGAAAGAACTGAGTATCAAAATTAATATAGGTGCAAGACGAATACAGCAAATTTTGAGGTTAAATTATTTAGCTCCGAAAATTAAAGAAGACATAGTAAATGGGAGACAACCAAGAGGCTTGAAGTTAGCTGATTTGAGGGAAATACCGGTGTTATGGAGTAACCAATTGGAGAAATTTTATGGATTAGCAACCTAA
- a CDS encoding ankyrin repeat domain-containing protein yields the protein MLKLGKFNKSAKELLENSYKNIYARDENGRTALHYAINAKTVRVLVEKGVNVNAADVGGYTALHLAVTEKRLEIVRELIKSGAEVNAEEYGNKCIPLHLACMVGEKEIVEELVKAGGEIEQADKFGMTAIDYAKNSKEIAEVLKKETDRIEKLFEKL from the coding sequence ATGTTAAAGCTTGGCAAATTTAATAAGTCAGCAAAAGAATTATTAGAGAACTCATATAAAAATATTTATGCAAGAGACGAGAATGGAAGAACAGCTCTGCATTATGCAATAAACGCAAAAACAGTGAGGGTATTAGTTGAAAAAGGAGTGAATGTAAATGCAGCAGATGTAGGAGGTTATACAGCACTACACTTAGCGGTAACGGAGAAACGTCTAGAAATCGTGAGAGAATTGATAAAATCAGGAGCAGAAGTAAATGCTGAGGAATATGGAAATAAATGCATACCTCTACACCTTGCGTGCATGGTAGGTGAAAAAGAAATAGTGGAGGAGCTAGTGAAAGCTGGAGGAGAAATAGAGCAAGCGGATAAATTTGGAATGACAGCAATAGATTATGCGAAAAATAGCAAAGAAATAGCCGAGGTATTAAAGAAAGAAACAGACAGAATTGAAAAGTTATTTGAGAAATTGTGA
- a CDS encoding IS110 family transposase: MNWFFKDNLNFYSRSSLMKYYSGLDVSLKETFISIVDEKGKIVKEEVVASKSDAIAKYLLDQSKGYESIGIESGQLSISMCKELRNFGLPVTCVDARHMAAALSARINKNDKNDARGIAQMMRAGLFKEVLVKSDEACQIKVVLGSRRQLICSRKKIEGTIRGLLKIHGIKVDQRSRSASFALKVQEIINELDEISKNSIEALVHSLETIEESIGKLDKILSEQGKKDEDCKLLTTVPGVGIIVAMTYKAAIDDPYRFETSYTVGAYMGLSPRQYASGEIDRHGSISKMGPVECRNMLYEAAQVLLVKCKRTFKLRSWGLRIAKKKGMKKAIVAVARKLSVIMHKMLVNKTEFCY, from the coding sequence ATGAATTGGTTCTTCAAAGATAATTTAAACTTTTACAGTAGGAGCAGTCTCATGAAGTATTATAGCGGATTAGATGTCTCACTCAAAGAAACTTTTATTAGTATCGTTGATGAGAAAGGAAAAATTGTTAAAGAAGAAGTTGTTGCAAGCAAAAGTGACGCAATAGCTAAGTACCTGCTTGACCAAAGCAAAGGATACGAATCCATAGGAATAGAAAGTGGACAACTATCAATATCAATGTGCAAAGAGCTGAGAAATTTTGGATTACCAGTAACTTGTGTGGATGCAAGGCATATGGCAGCAGCATTATCTGCAAGAATCAATAAGAATGATAAAAATGATGCAAGAGGTATAGCACAGATGATGAGAGCTGGGCTATTTAAAGAGGTATTAGTAAAATCAGACGAAGCTTGCCAGATTAAAGTGGTGCTTGGGAGCAGAAGACAATTAATATGTAGCAGAAAGAAAATTGAGGGAACAATAAGAGGGTTATTGAAAATACACGGGATAAAAGTTGATCAGCGTTCCAGATCTGCAAGTTTCGCTTTAAAAGTGCAGGAAATAATTAATGAGCTAGATGAAATTAGCAAGAATTCAATTGAAGCATTAGTACATAGCTTAGAAACAATAGAAGAATCAATAGGAAAGCTTGATAAAATACTTTCAGAGCAAGGCAAAAAAGACGAGGATTGTAAATTATTAACTACTGTACCAGGAGTTGGTATTATAGTAGCAATGACATATAAAGCTGCAATAGATGATCCGTATAGGTTTGAAACATCTTATACAGTTGGAGCCTATATGGGGTTGAGCCCAAGACAATACGCTTCTGGAGAGATTGATAGGCATGGAAGTATATCAAAAATGGGACCAGTAGAATGTAGGAATATGCTGTACGAAGCTGCACAAGTCTTACTAGTAAAATGTAAAAGGACATTTAAATTGAGGAGTTGGGGATTAAGGATTGCAAAAAAGAAGGGTATGAAAAAAGCAATTGTTGCTGTAGCACGTAAGTTGTCTGTAATCATGCATAAAATGTTGGTTAACAAAACAGAATTTTGTTACTAA
- a CDS encoding OTU domain-containing protein, which yields MFKTQYLTDHLKKEGVNSKITELSDQIQYIEQAKEFYQLKRYRRSDVDSESGSQVKRIDVPGDGSCLFWSVTMAYLIPVRNDDALFRQRYEVLFGNDGTVTQNLDHIRGLVRNLGAANYDDTFANLVRNVFRNRVVDHISSYRNEFRDFVEGDFERYLENMRNPDTWGGEPEIRAMSGMLSATISVSGEVETQYGNGNTQIQLFHVGAPGKRNHYNFGLERNIIDNDKELAKGLKRVMGKVRPQDFELIQLLIEEASKEVGISQQDEDFKSFEPRFQSFVDQIPSYLHSVEKAGFFTHFFLGSFSTLPDIKIAEKLNIKKIYFSFDTSKTLKVAIVKNGQIGNAEDAINNIDLFSISEGKRGHQFTVNELENILRKNIDRSKIRDRDVENEILNIKNEIQDRIKSRLVQIYKGKGDIFVNMEAKEILDSATSKEFYEIEKGIWNNPEGDIAKLSDSDAQTVSRSLKKVLEKINNVHSEYVGSVVYDNSAREAAHHGFMVGVFMNFHYRYNLRVYIL from the coding sequence ATGTTTAAGACACAATATCTAACAGATCACCTAAAAAAAGAAGGCGTTAATTCAAAGATTACCGAATTATCGGATCAAATACAATATATAGAGCAAGCTAAAGAATTTTATCAACTTAAGCGTTATCGTAGATCTGATGTTGATTCCGAAAGTGGAAGTCAGGTTAAGAGAATCGATGTTCCAGGAGACGGTAGTTGCTTATTTTGGTCTGTTACTATGGCTTACTTAATACCCGTCAGAAACGACGATGCTTTATTTCGACAAAGGTATGAAGTACTATTTGGAAATGATGGAACTGTAACCCAAAATTTAGATCATATTAGAGGTTTGGTTCGGAATTTAGGTGCTGCGAATTATGATGATACATTTGCAAATTTAGTAAGAAACGTATTTCGTAATCGAGTAGTTGATCACATAAGTTCTTATAGAAATGAGTTCAGAGATTTTGTTGAAGGTGATTTTGAGCGTTACTTGGAAAACATGAGGAACCCTGATACTTGGGGAGGTGAACCTGAAATAAGAGCAATGAGTGGAATGCTTAGCGCAACGATTAGTGTTTCTGGTGAGGTTGAAACTCAATATGGTAATGGAAATACTCAAATACAGTTATTTCATGTTGGTGCACCAGGTAAACGAAACCATTATAATTTTGGTCTTGAGAGGAATATTATTGATAATGATAAAGAGCTTGCAAAAGGCTTAAAAAGAGTCATGGGTAAAGTAAGACCACAAGACTTTGAGTTAATACAGTTATTGATAGAGGAAGCAAGTAAAGAAGTTGGTATAAGCCAGCAAGATGAGGATTTTAAATCTTTTGAACCGAGATTTCAGTCATTTGTGGATCAGATTCCATCTTATTTACACTCTGTAGAAAAAGCAGGATTTTTTACACACTTCTTCCTAGGGAGCTTTTCTACTTTGCCAGATATAAAAATTGCAGAAAAGTTAAATATTAAAAAGATTTATTTTAGTTTTGATACTTCAAAAACTTTAAAAGTAGCTATTGTTAAAAATGGTCAAATTGGAAATGCTGAAGATGCTATTAATAATATAGATTTATTTTCCATTTCAGAAGGTAAGCGTGGCCATCAGTTTACTGTTAATGAGTTGGAGAACATATTAAGAAAGAATATAGATAGGAGTAAGATTAGAGATCGGGATGTTGAGAATGAGATCCTAAATATTAAGAATGAAATTCAAGATAGAATAAAATCTAGATTAGTACAGATCTATAAAGGAAAGGGTGATATTTTTGTTAATATGGAAGCTAAAGAGATACTTGATTCTGCTACTAGCAAGGAATTTTATGAAATAGAAAAAGGAATATGGAATAATCCGGAAGGTGATATAGCGAAGCTATCTGATTCTGATGCGCAAACAGTTAGCAGGTCTTTAAAAAAAGTTCTTGAAAAAATTAATAACGTTCATTCTGAGTATGTAGGATCAGTAGTCTATGATAATAGTGCACGTGAAGCAGCACATCATGGATTTATGGTAGGCGTTTTCATGAATTTCCACTATAGGTATAATCTTAGAGTTTACATACTGTAA
- a CDS encoding collagen-like protein: MRFNLEPGDTFCDGESKLVNVKINDEERINLPYISYVFDHEESFIISNFMLRPMNIILTNSSQRLNLKLEKVGGDYKLALVDGSDQYYYVYYYNSNISKIATFNSIPSNFIEYRGQEYIQSYAGECSVNLVPLINSRVLVDPKDIMSNKDVDFVLKELEKLPDKRLRIGVGKNFLRGPEKVLSSTYKSAEVYGIRGNKIGILNNIATSFSNKKLKLFSGTVSIDIIDQFGAKISLKKTNPHFRIKKLNNDNYVGCLLSKYGKCERFYALTPESFEQEKHTYIDYDYDYEEFEQQSHHLHPYYYYLHNLKVSMNHRKIEELEKKVKDLENRIGNLQLNIKSAVAMPGPPGLRGLPGPKGNQGHPGLKGNPGEKGEHGYSGSKGDRGIPGLNIIGEKGDPGEMGLRGFKGDVGPSGLKGQSGAKGDKGDSGMKGETGPQGVDGMPGVHGPKGEKGNVGPIGPQGLQGSKGYVGRSGSQGDKGDTGTPGRDGLPGASGLKGDIGPIGPQGIKGKPGINGTKGIPGLQGPTGSKGDKGRDAIPEEVAQKLINNGTIANEVLEYRDQGGDLVLEKQVTGRIISNQDIQTGIAIALADNRMEELADVLLRGANHTLVEKLANNTELTQSISEELRKNPGEVQGPKGEKGEIGSKGEKGNVGPIGPQGLQGSKGYVGRSGSQGDKGDTGTPGRDGLPGASGLKGDIGPIGPQGIKGKPGINGTKGIPGLQGPTGSKGDKGRDAIPEEVAQKLINNGTIANEVLEYRDQGGDLVLEKQVTGRIISNQDIQTGIAIALADNRMEELADVLLRGANHTLVEKLANNTELTQSISEELRKNPGEVQGPKGEKGEIGSKGEKGGPGANGLQGPKGSDGLPGPKGEIGLQGPKGKVGRSGLKGSKGDIGLTGIPDSKGEDEIGAALADKFLYEIKKVKNETLNAKDSAEVAKNASESFAKEAKNANDNIIELHNKTENLTKKAEVFCNASKKSASDASVSESNTKTFYSQTQKMFCVIQPDDKSCVIEKRDKREIINSPLTSGASRPTSFISQVINFFYPAAGQDEYKIKNEIQEVAKIIDAADIVTKFEEVLGETAVKCGISKKSLNFDPVELQSTIVSKSLLNDENHNELLKFLCVTAKKSLPNYKQISKCLSTFRDHMEKRLKDNEQQRALVNTEKIVADNEQPRSFMTYVAPPSSLSAINQQVVGYLR, translated from the coding sequence ATGCGTTTTAATTTAGAGCCAGGAGATACTTTTTGTGATGGTGAAAGTAAGCTTGTAAATGTCAAAATAAATGACGAAGAAAGAATTAACTTACCTTATATATCGTATGTCTTTGATCATGAGGAAAGTTTTATTATATCTAATTTTATGCTGAGACCGATGAACATAATACTAACTAATTCATCTCAAAGGCTAAATTTAAAGCTAGAAAAAGTAGGTGGTGATTACAAGCTGGCTTTGGTTGATGGCTCAGATCAATATTATTATGTTTACTACTATAATTCCAATATTTCCAAGATAGCTACTTTCAATTCTATACCTAGCAATTTCATAGAATATCGAGGTCAAGAATACATTCAGTCTTATGCTGGAGAATGTTCAGTCAATCTTGTGCCGCTAATAAATAGTAGGGTTCTAGTAGATCCAAAAGATATAATGAGTAATAAAGACGTAGATTTTGTCTTAAAAGAGCTTGAAAAGCTGCCTGATAAGAGACTTAGAATAGGAGTTGGAAAGAATTTTTTAAGGGGACCAGAAAAAGTTCTATCAAGTACTTATAAAAGTGCTGAAGTATATGGTATACGTGGTAATAAGATTGGGATATTGAATAATATTGCTACTAGCTTTAGTAATAAAAAATTAAAGCTATTCTCTGGAACTGTTTCTATCGATATAATAGATCAATTTGGTGCTAAGATTAGTCTTAAAAAGACTAATCCTCATTTTAGAATAAAAAAATTGAATAATGACAATTATGTAGGATGCCTGTTAAGTAAGTATGGTAAATGTGAGAGATTTTATGCTCTGACACCTGAGAGCTTTGAGCAAGAAAAACATACTTATATAGATTATGATTATGATTATGAGGAGTTTGAGCAGCAGAGTCATCATTTACACCCTTATTACTACTATTTACATAATTTAAAGGTTAGTATGAATCATAGAAAAATTGAAGAATTAGAGAAAAAAGTTAAAGATTTAGAAAATAGAATTGGAAATCTACAGTTAAATATAAAGTCAGCAGTAGCAATGCCTGGACCTCCTGGGCTAAGAGGTTTGCCAGGTCCTAAAGGGAATCAAGGCCATCCAGGTCTAAAAGGAAATCCTGGAGAGAAAGGTGAGCATGGCTATTCAGGTTCAAAAGGAGATAGGGGAATACCAGGACTAAATATAATTGGCGAAAAAGGAGATCCTGGAGAGATGGGATTAAGAGGTTTCAAAGGGGATGTAGGTCCAAGTGGTTTAAAAGGTCAGTCAGGTGCAAAGGGCGATAAAGGTGATAGTGGTATGAAAGGAGAAACTGGTCCTCAGGGAGTAGATGGAATGCCAGGTGTACATGGTCCTAAAGGTGAGAAAGGTAATGTTGGTCCAATAGGTCCTCAAGGACTACAGGGTTCCAAAGGCTACGTTGGTAGATCAGGTTCTCAAGGTGACAAAGGAGATACTGGAACTCCAGGTAGAGATGGATTGCCAGGTGCAAGTGGATTAAAAGGAGATATAGGTCCTATAGGACCTCAAGGCATAAAAGGTAAGCCAGGTATAAATGGAACAAAAGGTATTCCTGGTCTACAAGGCCCAACTGGATCAAAAGGTGACAAAGGTAGAGATGCAATTCCTGAAGAAGTTGCACAAAAATTAATTAATAATGGAACTATTGCTAATGAGGTGCTTGAATACCGTGACCAAGGCGGAGATTTAGTATTAGAGAAGCAAGTTACAGGAAGAATCATTAGTAATCAAGATATTCAAACAGGAATAGCTATTGCATTAGCTGATAACAGAATGGAAGAGCTAGCAGATGTGTTACTACGTGGTGCTAATCATACATTAGTAGAAAAACTTGCAAATAATACCGAGCTAACACAAAGCATTTCAGAAGAACTAAGGAAAAATCCAGGAGAAGTCCAAGGTCCAAAAGGGGAAAAAGGAGAGATAGGTTCTAAAGGTGAGAAAGGTAATGTTGGTCCAATAGGTCCTCAAGGACTACAGGGTTCCAAAGGCTACGTTGGTAGATCAGGTTCTCAAGGTGACAAAGGAGATACTGGAACTCCAGGTAGAGATGGATTGCCAGGTGCAAGTGGATTAAAAGGAGATATAGGTCCTATAGGACCTCAAGGCATAAAAGGTAAGCCAGGTATAAATGGAACAAAAGGTATTCCTGGTCTACAAGGCCCAACTGGATCAAAAGGTGACAAAGGTAGAGATGCAATTCCTGAAGAAGTTGCACAAAAATTAATTAATAATGGAACTATTGCTAATGAGGTGCTTGAATACCGTGACCAAGGCGGAGATTTAGTATTAGAGAAGCAAGTTACAGGAAGAATCATTAGTAATCAAGATATTCAAACAGGAATAGCTATTGCATTAGCTGATAACAGAATGGAAGAGCTAGCAGATGTGTTACTACGTGGTGCTAATCATACATTAGTAGAAAAACTTGCAAATAATACCGAGCTAACACAAAGCATTTCAGAAGAACTAAGGAAAAATCCAGGAGAAGTCCAAGGTCCAAAAGGGGAAAAAGGAGAGATAGGTTCTAAAGGTGAGAAAGGAGGTCCAGGTGCGAATGGATTGCAAGGTCCAAAAGGATCAGATGGGTTGCCAGGACCTAAGGGAGAGATAGGTTTGCAAGGACCTAAAGGTAAGGTTGGTAGATCTGGTCTTAAGGGTAGTAAAGGAGATATTGGTCTAACGGGAATACCAGATTCCAAGGGAGAAGATGAAATAGGTGCTGCATTAGCTGATAAGTTTTTGTATGAGATAAAAAAAGTAAAGAATGAAACTCTGAATGCTAAAGATTCAGCAGAGGTAGCCAAAAATGCTTCAGAAAGTTTTGCTAAAGAAGCTAAAAATGCTAATGATAACATTATAGAACTACACAATAAAACAGAAAACCTCACAAAGAAAGCTGAAGTTTTCTGCAATGCTAGCAAAAAATCTGCAAGTGATGCATCTGTCTCAGAATCTAATACTAAAACTTTTTATAGTCAAACACAAAAGATGTTCTGTGTAATACAGCCTGATGATAAAAGTTGTGTTATAGAGAAAAGAGATAAGAGGGAAATAATAAACTCACCATTGACAAGCGGAGCAAGCAGACCAACTTCATTTATATCTCAAGTAATAAATTTCTTTTACCCTGCGGCAGGACAGGATGAATATAAAATAAAAAATGAAATACAGGAAGTGGCAAAAATAATAGATGCAGCAGATATTGTAACAAAATTTGAAGAAGTATTAGGAGAAACAGCTGTGAAATGTGGCATTTCAAAGAAAAGTCTAAATTTTGATCCAGTAGAACTGCAGTCAACCATTGTCAGTAAGTCATTACTTAATGATGAAAATCATAACGAGTTGTTGAAGTTCTTGTGTGTAACTGCGAAAAAATCACTCCCTAATTACAAACAAATTAGTAAATGTTTGTCTACTTTTAGAGATCATATGGAAAAAAGATTAAAAGACAATGAGCAGCAAAGAGCTCTCGTTAATACTGAAAAAATAGTGGCAGATAATGAGCAGCCAAGGAGTTTTATGACTTATGTTGCTCCTCCTAGTAGCCTCAGTGCCATTAATCAGCAAGTTGTTGGTTATTTAAGGTAA
- a CDS encoding DUF2924 domain-containing protein, producing MEKSVEIEKKVMNLERKPLDELKKIWKKVYGEEAPRYSKKYLIPRLAYRMQEKVYGEMSRKGAKRLEYLADRLEKGKRISSDKLPVEGTELILERGEETHAVMVTDKGLIYREEFYTSLSAVAGKIMGMSYNGPLLFGMRDKNES from the coding sequence ATGGAAAAAAGTGTAGAAATAGAAAAGAAGGTAATGAATTTAGAGAGAAAACCTTTGGATGAGCTGAAAAAAATATGGAAGAAGGTATATGGAGAGGAAGCGCCTAGATACTCAAAGAAATATCTGATACCAAGATTAGCTTATAGAATGCAGGAAAAAGTATATGGAGAAATGTCAAGAAAAGGAGCAAAAAGACTAGAGTATCTGGCAGATCGGCTAGAGAAGGGAAAAAGAATAAGTAGCGATAAATTACCAGTAGAAGGGACAGAATTAATACTAGAGAGAGGGGAAGAGACGCATGCGGTAATGGTAACAGATAAGGGTTTAATCTACAGAGAAGAATTTTATACGTCATTATCAGCAGTAGCCGGAAAAATAATGGGAATGAGTTATAACGGACCTTTATTATTTGGGATGCGTGATAAAAATGAAAGTTGA
- a CDS encoding class II aldolase/adducin family protein: MLLTNSELKRDLVNAYQILSYLKLDDHTYTHLSVRSEDKKSFYVYPFGIRFYEVDESSLMKVSFDGNIIEGKEYQYNKTGYVIHGFIYQARKDIQAIFHLHIPSIVAVSSLKDGLIPISQWALHFYNKVSYHDYNSLALDDTEGKRLIADLKENFVMLMRNHGSITCGQTIQEAMFYTYHLEQACKTQCLTLAMNRELSIPSEEICSKAVKDLLSFESNLGERDWHAWVRLIKGKL, translated from the coding sequence ATGTTATTAACAAATAGTGAGTTGAAAAGAGACCTAGTTAACGCCTATCAAATTTTATCTTATCTTAAATTAGATGATCATACGTATACTCATCTCTCTGTACGTTCTGAAGATAAAAAGTCATTTTATGTTTATCCGTTTGGTATACGTTTTTATGAAGTAGATGAAAGTTCATTGATGAAAGTATCGTTTGATGGGAATATAATTGAAGGCAAAGAATATCAATATAATAAAACTGGCTATGTAATCCATGGCTTCATTTATCAAGCAAGGAAAGATATTCAAGCAATTTTTCATCTACATATACCTTCTATTGTAGCAGTTTCTTCTCTCAAGGATGGATTAATCCCAATAAGTCAGTGGGCGCTGCACTTTTATAACAAGGTATCTTACCATGATTATAATTCCCTGGCACTTGATGATACAGAAGGAAAAAGATTAATAGCTGATTTGAAAGAAAATTTTGTAATGTTAATGCGCAATCATGGATCTATAACATGTGGTCAGACTATACAAGAAGCAATGTTTTATACGTATCACTTAGAGCAAGCTTGTAAAACTCAATGCCTGACGCTAGCAATGAATAGGGAGTTGTCAATTCCAAGTGAAGAAATTTGCTCAAAAGCCGTAAAGGATCTTCTGTCTTTCGAAAGCAATCTTGGTGAGAGAGACTGGCACGCATGGGTTAGGTTGATTAAAGGTAAGTTATAA
- a CDS encoding TraR/DksA family transcriptional regulator, translating to MEKLIKIKLPEDYVPSENEEYMNVKQLEYFSLKLQSILSELEKQDLEDSSIYSDSENGELIKRRKDRKEKIKEALEKIKLGIYGYCDGTGEEIGVERLKANPLAMYCIEEQERIEKEKNVYNIND from the coding sequence ATGGAAAAATTAATAAAAATAAAGTTACCGGAAGATTACGTTCCTTCAGAAAATGAAGAATATATGAACGTAAAACAACTGGAATACTTTAGCTTAAAGTTACAATCAATACTCTCTGAACTGGAGAAACAAGATCTAGAAGATAGTAGTATTTATTCTGATAGTGAAAATGGAGAATTAATTAAGCGACGAAAAGATAGAAAAGAAAAAATTAAGGAGGCGTTGGAAAAAATAAAATTAGGCATTTATGGTTACTGCGATGGAACGGGAGAAGAAATAGGAGTCGAAAGACTTAAAGCTAATCCGCTTGCTATGTATTGTATTGAAGAACAAGAGAGAATAGAAAAAGAAAAGAACGTTTATAACATTAATGATTAG